In a genomic window of Spirosoma agri:
- a CDS encoding family 43 glycosylhydrolase, translated as MRLTLFLFLVASCVYPSVAQQKTYCNPMDISYRYNFEQLNEKISYRSGADPVIINHKKEYYLFVTIQGGWWHSKDLINWRYIVPDKWPMEDMCAPAALSVRDTLYLFQSTFEQRPIFSSTEPEKGKLTFYNRWLPRLPKDIGPWDPALFHDDDTDKWYMYWGSSNVYPIFGAELDKSRNLTYAGNNPAQAYKAMLWLDPYQHGWERFGYNHSDPFKPFTEGAWMTKHNGKYYLQYGAPGTEYNVYGNGTYVGKDPLGPFDYAPYNPVAYKPGGFATGCGHGNTFQDNFGNYWNTGTSWIGYNWGMERRIVMHPAGFDKDDHMFANTRFGDFPHYLATQKIPDQNGMASDALFTGWMLLNYKKPVVASSTLAIPTDTVRVAANVADENPRTFWVAAQNKPGETLTADLGTEREIRAVQVDYIDYKQTIYNSDSTVYTQFKLLTSTDNKKWEIVADLTKEPKRDRASAYVELAKPTRARYVRYEHVYVAGPHLAINAFRIFGNGFGNVPATPATLTAKRQKDQRNADLSWSKVPGAVGYNIRWGIAPDKLYQNYQFWNDEASTFELRALNVGVPYYFAIEAFDENGVSPLSKVTDDGSGLGKK; from the coding sequence TATTCCTGGTCGCTTCCTGCGTCTATCCGTCCGTTGCTCAGCAGAAAACGTATTGTAACCCGATGGATATCAGTTATCGGTACAATTTCGAACAACTGAACGAGAAGATTTCGTACCGTTCCGGCGCAGACCCGGTCATCATCAATCACAAAAAGGAATACTACCTGTTCGTCACGATTCAGGGTGGCTGGTGGCACTCGAAAGACCTGATCAACTGGCGTTATATTGTTCCCGATAAATGGCCGATGGAAGATATGTGTGCCCCGGCGGCCCTATCGGTACGCGACACCCTGTACCTGTTCCAATCGACGTTTGAGCAGCGGCCCATTTTCAGTTCGACGGAGCCGGAAAAAGGCAAACTTACCTTTTATAACCGCTGGCTTCCCCGTCTTCCCAAAGACATTGGCCCCTGGGACCCGGCCCTGTTCCATGACGACGATACCGATAAGTGGTATATGTACTGGGGTTCGTCGAATGTGTATCCAATTTTTGGCGCGGAGCTGGACAAGAGCCGAAACCTGACCTACGCGGGGAACAACCCGGCACAGGCATATAAAGCAATGCTCTGGCTCGACCCTTACCAACACGGCTGGGAACGGTTCGGCTACAATCACTCGGACCCCTTCAAGCCGTTCACGGAGGGAGCCTGGATGACAAAACACAACGGCAAATACTACCTGCAATATGGTGCGCCTGGCACCGAATACAATGTGTACGGCAATGGCACGTACGTCGGCAAAGACCCACTGGGGCCGTTTGACTATGCGCCTTATAATCCGGTTGCCTATAAGCCGGGGGGCTTCGCTACGGGATGCGGGCATGGGAACACGTTTCAGGACAATTTTGGCAATTACTGGAATACGGGTACGAGTTGGATCGGCTACAACTGGGGCATGGAGCGCCGGATCGTTATGCATCCGGCGGGTTTCGATAAAGATGATCACATGTTTGCCAACACCCGATTCGGCGACTTCCCGCATTACCTCGCCACGCAGAAAATACCCGATCAGAACGGCATGGCCAGCGATGCGTTGTTTACGGGCTGGATGCTCCTGAACTACAAAAAACCGGTCGTTGCTTCGTCAACGTTAGCCATCCCTACCGATACCGTGCGGGTAGCGGCTAATGTGGCCGACGAAAATCCGCGTACGTTCTGGGTGGCGGCTCAGAATAAACCCGGCGAAACCCTGACCGCTGACTTAGGGACCGAACGGGAAATTCGGGCGGTTCAGGTCGATTATATTGACTATAAACAGACGATTTACAACTCCGACTCAACGGTGTATACGCAGTTCAAACTCCTAACCTCAACGGACAATAAGAAGTGGGAAATTGTCGCCGATCTTACGAAAGAACCCAAACGCGACCGGGCTTCGGCGTATGTCGAATTGGCGAAACCAACGCGAGCACGCTACGTTCGGTATGAACACGTCTATGTTGCGGGCCCGCATCTGGCCATCAACGCGTTCCGTATCTTCGGCAACGGGTTCGGCAACGTCCCGGCGACGCCCGCCACGCTGACCGCCAAACGGCAGAAAGACCAACGCAACGCCGACCTGTCGTGGAGCAAAGTGCCGGGTGCCGTTGGCTACAACATACGCTGGGGCATTGCGCCGGATAAACTCTATCAGAATTATCAGTTCTGGAACGACGAAGCCAGCACCTTCGAACTCCGGGCGCTCAATGTCGGTGTACCCTATTACTTTGCCATCGAGGCATTCGACGAAAACGGCGTATCGCCATTAAGTAAAGTCACAGACGACGGGTCGGGACTGGGGAAAAAGTGA